Proteins encoded in a region of the Mucilaginibacter sabulilitoris genome:
- a CDS encoding LacI family DNA-binding transcriptional regulator: MKKRKITINDIAKELNISKTSVSFVINGKAREKNISISLEKKVLAYIDEIGYRPNHFAQGLRTGKTKMIGMLVEDISDPFFSAIARMMEEIAYKKGYKILYSSTENDTQKAKDLIEMYRIRHVDGYIIAPPPGIESELKELTDDGFFVLLFDRTLPGLEISSVVVDNLESSYKAVKHLIHNGYKNIAMITLLSDQTQMLDRKLGYMQALDEVEKPYLLKKIAYHDKRENCIKEIQDFLIGNQETDALFFATNYLAESGLETLRLLKRRIPEDIGIVVFDDHYLFKLFTPSITVIAQPIKEIAEQVIHLMLKSISGPKVKKTIKTVVIPTSLMIRDSSLSQTKISNNSWIKRLVKNKF; encoded by the coding sequence ATGAAGAAAAGGAAAATCACCATTAATGACATTGCCAAAGAACTGAATATTTCTAAAACCTCCGTATCATTTGTTATCAACGGCAAAGCGCGCGAAAAAAATATAAGTATAAGCTTAGAGAAAAAAGTATTAGCCTACATTGATGAGATTGGCTATCGTCCCAATCATTTTGCACAGGGCTTACGTACCGGTAAAACAAAAATGATCGGGATGCTGGTGGAAGACATATCAGATCCCTTTTTTTCTGCCATTGCTCGCATGATGGAAGAAATAGCTTATAAAAAAGGCTACAAGATACTTTACAGCAGCACCGAAAATGATACGCAAAAAGCTAAAGATCTGATCGAGATGTATCGTATCCGCCATGTTGATGGTTATATCATTGCGCCTCCGCCGGGTATTGAATCGGAATTAAAGGAGTTGACAGATGATGGTTTTTTTGTACTGTTATTTGATAGAACATTGCCTGGATTGGAGATCAGCAGTGTGGTGGTTGACAATTTGGAAAGCAGTTATAAAGCGGTTAAACATTTAATTCATAATGGCTATAAAAATATAGCGATGATCACTTTGTTATCTGATCAAACCCAAATGCTTGACAGAAAATTGGGTTATATGCAAGCATTGGATGAAGTGGAAAAACCTTATTTGTTGAAAAAAATAGCTTATCATGATAAAAGAGAAAATTGTATCAAGGAAATTCAGGATTTCTTAATTGGCAATCAGGAAACCGACGCATTGTTTTTTGCTACCAATTACCTTGCTGAAAGTGGGTTGGAAACGTTAAGACTTTTAAAACGCCGCATCCCTGAAGATATAGGAATTGTAGTGTTTGATGACCATTATCTTTTTAAATTATTTACCCCATCTATTACTGTTATAGCTCAACCGATAAAGGAGATTGCAGAACAGGTAATTCATTTGATGTTAAAAAGTATTTCCGGACCCAAGGTTAAAAAAACAATTAAAACGGTGGTTATTCCCACATCACTTATGATCAGGGACTCTTCTTTATCTCAAACAAAAATAAGTAACAACTCCTGGATAAAAAGGCTGGTCAAAAATAAGTTCTGA
- a CDS encoding SusC/RagA family TonB-linked outer membrane protein, whose amino-acid sequence MMENFTLLSRYKASTITLFLSLLFCLNSMAQDKTVTGKLIDAKTHETIIGASIKIKGTQAGTVTDVTGTFKLNATPGAVLQISYIGYLSKEVTVDLDKPMTISLMANNSDLSEVVVVGYGTQRKATLTGAVATVSSKVFEDRGPINNPLSALQGQVPGVVVTRTSAQPGRENWNFQIRGATSTNGQDPLIILDGVALSSNAELNSINPNDIDNISVLKDASASIYGARAAFGVVLITTKKAKAGKMVVQYDGSVSKKILGLQPTLINDKQWGEGLMQALTNDNYGVAPTSYLWYQLAALAANPPASGYIDITKLPGYAGSANGVLYNGVPLPSFGDVKDFTFFDTNQQKILWQNATSTQHNLSFSGRTEKEGYRVSLGYLNDGSQLRWGTNGNQRYNLRFNNDYTFSDKVKLETNISLERNSIQQPSLYSYNGYSALSEYAQPGMPAFTSQGQPYAWGTVFSAAGAARDGGANLEVNTRALLNSTLTYNFAKHLTFTGVAGYNTWFQDSRIQQKQVQYYNYAGNILVQTLPSSGGNDNVNNTWYQRMNTTEPFYNLIGRVAYNNTFNKIHDVGLMIGSSYERDEFNSFVTRTYNLSNDAIPSLGLGLSNGTAGYVTNGETQNHYALGSYFGRATYAYKGKYLLEAIGRYDGSSKFIADNRWKFFGSVQGGWRIIDEGFMKNQKVVDELKLRVSYGTTGNQGGIGLYDYIQSLAVNSTGALLGSGPATTVTTSGNLVSLNRTWETVKKKNIGLDFGFLHNQLMGSFDIYRNENINMLLGQTYPGALGAGAPASNIGDLKSWGYEGSLTWKSKIGSVSYSITGTITDNQNKLVHYGGANVLSAGFNPTVEGYPLNSYFGLKYDGRLQTQAQVDAYNAKYAPSGSTNNINLPVPSPLANPAGQVSGLRPGDNTFKDVNGDGKLSIGTSTTDPGDLVYLGSNDPRYSFGLNLGLQWKGFDFYTIFQGVAKRTIFRSGNMRIPYKSIYQGQSDEYVGNTWSPATPDAYYPNLHSAQNNGINTYNFQISSWSVENGAYIRLKNLVVGYTLPKQWLEKSGAIRGLRIYFSGSDLWELTKIHDGWDPEVTRTVSGNERFPFYRYVTLGANVTF is encoded by the coding sequence ATGATGGAAAATTTTACTTTGCTATCAAGGTACAAAGCTTCGACGATTACCCTTTTTCTTTCCTTGCTGTTCTGCCTTAACTCTATGGCGCAGGACAAGACGGTAACAGGGAAGTTGATCGATGCCAAAACCCATGAAACTATTATCGGGGCAAGTATAAAAATCAAAGGAACCCAAGCGGGGACGGTGACCGATGTAACAGGTACTTTTAAGCTTAACGCTACACCCGGAGCAGTTTTGCAGATCAGTTATATTGGTTATCTGAGTAAGGAGGTAACAGTTGATCTGGACAAGCCTATGACTATTAGCTTAATGGCCAATAACAGTGATTTAAGTGAGGTAGTTGTAGTTGGTTATGGCACACAGAGAAAGGCTACACTCACGGGGGCGGTAGCTACTGTGTCATCTAAAGTTTTTGAAGACAGGGGGCCAATTAACAATCCGCTGTCGGCTTTACAGGGGCAGGTACCGGGAGTGGTTGTAACCCGTACTTCAGCACAGCCGGGAAGAGAAAACTGGAATTTTCAAATCAGGGGAGCAACATCTACTAACGGGCAGGATCCCTTGATCATATTAGACGGGGTAGCTTTGTCCAGTAATGCCGAATTAAATTCCATCAATCCAAATGATATTGACAATATCTCAGTTTTGAAAGATGCTTCTGCATCCATATATGGAGCCAGAGCGGCTTTTGGGGTGGTTCTTATTACCACTAAAAAAGCAAAGGCTGGTAAAATGGTAGTCCAATATGATGGCTCTGTTTCCAAAAAGATACTTGGTTTACAGCCTACGCTTATCAATGATAAACAATGGGGCGAAGGGCTAATGCAGGCATTAACGAATGATAATTATGGTGTGGCGCCCACCAGTTACCTATGGTACCAATTAGCAGCTCTGGCTGCTAATCCACCTGCTTCGGGTTATATTGATATTACCAAGCTACCTGGTTATGCCGGTTCCGCCAACGGCGTATTATACAATGGCGTGCCACTACCTTCTTTTGGAGATGTTAAGGATTTTACCTTTTTTGATACCAACCAGCAAAAGATTTTATGGCAGAATGCAACTTCGACCCAACATAACCTAAGTTTTTCTGGCAGGACCGAAAAGGAGGGCTATCGGGTATCATTGGGTTATTTAAATGATGGAAGTCAGCTGCGGTGGGGAACAAACGGGAACCAGCGATATAATTTGAGGTTTAATAATGATTATACCTTTAGTGATAAGGTTAAGCTGGAAACTAATATATCACTGGAAAGAAACAGCATACAACAACCATCCCTGTATAGTTATAATGGTTATAGTGCGCTTAGTGAATACGCGCAACCCGGTATGCCGGCCTTTACTTCACAAGGCCAGCCTTATGCCTGGGGAACTGTTTTTAGTGCAGCGGGGGCAGCCAGGGATGGAGGGGCTAATTTAGAGGTTAATACCAGGGCGTTGCTTAACAGTACACTCACCTATAATTTTGCCAAACACTTAACCTTTACCGGTGTAGCCGGTTATAACACCTGGTTTCAGGATAGCAGGATACAACAAAAACAGGTTCAGTATTATAATTATGCCGGTAATATCCTGGTGCAAACCTTACCGTCCTCTGGCGGAAATGATAATGTTAATAATACCTGGTATCAAAGGATGAATACAACCGAGCCTTTTTATAACCTGATTGGCAGGGTTGCGTACAATAATACCTTTAACAAAATACATGATGTAGGTTTAATGATCGGAAGCTCTTATGAAAGGGATGAATTTAACTCTTTTGTAACCAGGACTTATAACCTGAGCAACGATGCTATTCCTTCGTTGGGACTTGGTTTAAGTAATGGAACGGCTGGTTATGTAACCAATGGGGAAACTCAGAACCATTATGCATTGGGATCATATTTTGGCAGGGCAACTTACGCCTATAAAGGCAAATATTTATTAGAGGCCATAGGACGGTACGATGGGTCTTCTAAATTTATAGCAGACAACAGATGGAAATTTTTTGGTAGCGTACAAGGTGGCTGGCGAATCATTGACGAAGGTTTTATGAAAAACCAGAAGGTTGTTGATGAACTAAAATTGCGGGTTTCTTATGGAACAACTGGTAACCAGGGAGGGATAGGATTATATGACTATATCCAATCGTTAGCGGTTAATTCAACCGGAGCTTTGCTTGGATCAGGGCCAGCAACTACGGTAACCACATCAGGAAACCTGGTATCCTTAAACAGAACCTGGGAAACTGTAAAAAAGAAAAATATAGGCCTGGATTTTGGTTTCCTGCATAATCAATTAATGGGGAGTTTTGATATATATCGAAATGAAAATATTAATATGCTGCTGGGACAAACCTATCCTGGTGCTTTGGGAGCCGGTGCGCCTGCCTCTAATATCGGTGACTTGAAATCATGGGGCTATGAAGGTAGCCTTACCTGGAAATCAAAAATTGGAAGTGTTTCCTATAGTATTACCGGAACAATAACAGATAACCAGAACAAACTGGTTCACTATGGCGGAGCCAATGTACTGAGTGCCGGCTTTAATCCAACTGTAGAAGGATACCCGCTGAACTCTTATTTTGGATTAAAATACGATGGCCGCCTGCAAACCCAGGCACAGGTTGACGCCTACAATGCAAAATATGCGCCATCAGGCAGTACCAACAATATAAATTTGCCTGTTCCAAGTCCTTTAGCCAATCCCGCTGGTCAGGTTTCTGGTCTTCGGCCAGGTGATAACACTTTCAAAGATGTAAACGGCGATGGTAAATTAAGCATAGGTACAAGTACTACTGATCCTGGCGACCTGGTGTATCTGGGCAGCAACGATCCGAGATATAGTTTTGGTTTGAATTTGGGATTGCAGTGGAAAGGATTTGACTTTTACACCATTTTTCAGGGAGTTGCCAAAAGAACGATCTTCCGGTCAGGTAATATGCGGATTCCTTATAAGTCCATTTACCAGGGACAAAGTGATGAATACGTAGGTAATACATGGTCACCCGCTACTCCGGATGCTTATTATCCCAATTTACATTCGGCGCAGAATAATGGTATCAATACTTACAATTTCCAGATATCTTCCTGGTCGGTTGAGAATGGCGCCTACATACGTTTAAAGAACCTGGTAGTTGGGTATACGCTCCCCAAACAATGGCTTGAAAAGAGCGGGGCTATCAGGGGACTTCGGATTTACTTTTCAGGAAGTGACTTATGGGAGCTAACGAAAATTCATGACGGTTGGGACCCCGAAGTAACAAGAACAGTTAGTGGTAATGAGAGATTCCCTTTTTACCGGTATGTAACGCTTGGAGCTAATGTTACTTTCTAA
- a CDS encoding RagB/SusD family nutrient uptake outer membrane protein, whose amino-acid sequence MKKNSKKNILVLIAILFTVCQYGCNKSLNLKPLDQLNDPAFFKTPTDFKTFANQYYGYLKNFTTLLGVTDAPHSDGRSDLTGGGGSFGAGTNSVPATEAGQGNAGNWTTDYARIRATNYLLTKATAYADQAGIAQFVAEAKFFRAYVYFDLLQQYGGVPIVTTLLDPTSPELYGARATRDAVADLIIADLQAAIPNLPASIAANSADYGRVTQMAAQAFLSRVCLYEGTWQKFRGGDATRYNGLLDKAVTTANAVIASNQYALFGTPASNALGGNSTILGDSAQKYLFILENPKSNPAGVTKAANHEYVLAVRYDDVIKVAGVNISRSARNGTGVNRKFANMFLCTDGLPIEKSPLFKGYQTYTSEYQNRDSRMRYTIKVPYQYYWFGLLNGRVNWTNDAADRATAEQVVRPAGYGGQKWISERPVADKFESEDYPVIRYAEVLLNYAEAVYERNGTISDADLNKSLNLVRLRVNNSMPPLSNSFAGMNGLDMRTEIRRERAIELFDEDFRFDDIKRWHSAAIDLVSNIGGTAYGNLAEFVSPWPLGIKYTGTQAQLGPDPINPAPTNPKDANGCLITDQTARQFSEKNYLYPIPAQQISLNPKLVQNPGW is encoded by the coding sequence ATGAAAAAGAATAGCAAAAAAAATATATTGGTATTGATAGCGATACTCTTTACCGTATGCCAATATGGCTGTAATAAGTCCCTGAATTTAAAGCCTCTTGACCAGCTTAATGATCCGGCATTTTTTAAAACACCTACTGATTTTAAAACCTTCGCCAATCAGTATTATGGCTACCTCAAAAACTTTACAACATTGCTGGGCGTTACTGATGCCCCGCATTCCGATGGCCGTTCTGACTTAACTGGTGGCGGCGGGAGTTTTGGTGCAGGTACGAATAGCGTGCCGGCTACCGAAGCAGGTCAGGGTAATGCCGGTAACTGGACAACAGATTACGCCAGGATCAGGGCAACCAATTATCTGCTCACAAAAGCCACAGCCTATGCAGATCAGGCTGGTATTGCACAGTTTGTAGCTGAGGCAAAATTTTTCAGGGCCTATGTTTATTTTGATCTGTTACAACAATATGGAGGGGTGCCTATTGTAACAACGCTACTTGACCCCACATCGCCTGAATTATATGGAGCAAGGGCAACCAGAGACGCTGTAGCTGATTTAATTATAGCCGATCTTCAGGCTGCTATACCCAATTTGCCAGCATCTATAGCTGCAAATTCTGCCGATTATGGCAGGGTTACACAAATGGCGGCACAAGCCTTTTTGTCAAGGGTATGCCTTTATGAAGGTACCTGGCAAAAATTCAGGGGCGGAGATGCCACAAGATATAATGGGCTACTTGATAAAGCGGTCACCACAGCCAATGCTGTTATTGCCAGTAACCAGTATGCACTGTTTGGAACCCCGGCATCTAACGCTTTAGGAGGGAACAGTACCATCTTAGGTGATTCGGCCCAGAAGTACTTGTTTATTTTAGAGAATCCAAAATCTAACCCTGCCGGTGTTACAAAAGCTGCGAATCATGAATATGTATTGGCGGTAAGGTATGATGATGTTATAAAGGTAGCAGGGGTAAACATTAGCCGTTCTGCACGTAACGGCACCGGAGTAAACAGAAAGTTTGCCAACATGTTCTTATGTACTGATGGCTTGCCTATAGAGAAGTCGCCACTGTTTAAGGGATATCAAACGTACACTTCGGAGTACCAGAACCGGGATAGCCGGATGCGCTATACAATTAAAGTGCCTTATCAATACTACTGGTTTGGTTTGCTAAATGGCAGGGTTAACTGGACCAATGATGCTGCTGACCGGGCAACTGCTGAGCAGGTGGTAAGACCTGCTGGTTATGGAGGCCAAAAATGGATTTCAGAGCGCCCGGTAGCTGATAAGTTTGAGTCGGAAGATTATCCAGTGATCAGGTATGCCGAGGTATTGCTGAATTATGCAGAAGCAGTTTATGAACGTAATGGGACCATTAGTGATGCCGATTTAAATAAATCATTGAACCTGGTTCGTTTGCGTGTTAATAATAGCATGCCTCCATTAAGCAATAGTTTTGCAGGTATGAATGGCCTTGACATGAGAACGGAGATCAGGCGGGAACGTGCGATTGAGCTGTTTGACGAAGATTTCAGGTTTGATGATATCAAACGCTGGCATAGCGCTGCTATTGATCTGGTGAGCAATATAGGCGGTACAGCTTACGGAAATCTGGCCGAATTTGTTAGCCCATGGCCTCTGGGGATTAAATATACCGGTACGCAAGCCCAACTCGGACCAGATCCTATAAACCCTGCACCTACCAATCCCAAAGATGCTAATGGTTGCCTGATCACCGATCAGACGGCAAGGCAGTTTAGTGAGAAAAATTATCTTTATCCTATACCAGCGCAACAAATATCATTAAACCCCAAATTGGTACAAAACCCCGGCTGGTAA
- a CDS encoding hybrid sensor histidine kinase/response regulator, producing MKYNKLLILFFFILYNAKIARCQPLSYIGIDQGLSNNSVRCIYQDHKGFLWFGTYDGLNRYDGYSFKIFRNKFKDTGSLINNYIFSITEDEQSNMWIGTHGGVCIYNNLSGKFSTVSYIPRAGGQSKQINVGVRVIKPDQKGNMLLGTLGIGLLFKDKSAQPAVEIPINKGKEQLWDYDVQAIKPDNKGRMWVFIPQVGLCRLSNDRHKLVIVSSSVRNAYCIEPDLEGNVWIGTGEGLFFYQDKSGLMTKVLDQGKGKLTFSKVSDMVLDNKGQLWMTINGGGVNIYNTLTQRVNYLRTDNGISPLSNDAAYTIYQDKDNRFWIGTLNGGVNVIDPQKGRFKTLSHDAADQNSLPKKAIYALYEDINDDLWIGTEGAGIAIWNRKTNVFSQLKNETENIRSLSDNFVTNIIRDEKKNIWVGTFFNGINRYNRSSRTFKRYKCINPLSNTENRVVSTMCEDQDKHIWVGTLKGDGINGALYTFDEKENRFIAFDTNLSDLWSLTPDNEGRLWAGTLTKLVQIDRNTKKHQFFELGYYLRNIYEDRRHNFWIGTEGGGLVLFDRAKSAIIARYTTEDGLCNNSVLNILEDKEGELWLSTFNGLSKFNPRTKTFKNYYKNDGLQSNQFHYNSKAVLHTGELVFGGIDGVNVFYPEKVTDISSTPKLVLSAIAVNNIELEKNADWVRNISADAVKKIEVPYDKAVFAFDFTALEYTAPDKIKYAYYMEGWDRGWTYSEHVRSANYTHLNEGNYTFRVKCTNAEGSWMSEQISLNIHVLPPWYRSWWAYGLYLIGIIGAIYGYLFYQKKQTQLQYEVKFVKELNEKKIAFFTNISHELRTPLTLIVNPIKDLLHNNGTNIDLIDISAVYRNSRRLLSLVDQLLLFRSSENEVADLNPVLLNLKDVCYEVFLCFNNQVKAKKIDYQFLCNDCNIKINADREKLEIVLFNLLSNAIKYTPEYGSVSIEVNNGDEFIEILVKDTGYGIPEKTGEKLFEKFYRLNQEADKVKESGFGVGLFLAKTYLELHHGKLSYTSVLGKGTTFKISLPKIDDQILTDIDGEPENQSTVTYPLLLELITEPHETSDSYLMTSATHIDEIMNDVVNKKSIILLIDDDIEVRRYIKHLLQDEFIIHEAGNTEAGFKTVLECEPDIIVCDVIMNGVNGVEFCSKMKESPSFSHIPIILLTGSSSPEIKLKGIECGADDYITKPFESDLLIARIKSMLKGRSTLKNYFFNEITLKNNSLKIPVEYSEFLAKCIRIIESHLEDESFSLKAFTDEIGMSRSKLFRKIKSISGLSSTEFIRYIRLRKGAELMIQTDLQIKEIAFKIGFQDIKYFREQFNRLFEMNPSDFIRKYRKTFINKDNLNTSISYSRNKH from the coding sequence ATGAAGTATAACAAACTGTTAATACTGTTTTTTTTTATTTTATATAATGCGAAGATAGCAAGGTGTCAGCCATTGTCTTACATTGGTATTGACCAGGGTTTATCCAATAATTCTGTTAGGTGTATTTACCAGGATCACAAAGGGTTTTTATGGTTCGGGACTTATGATGGCCTCAACAGATATGATGGGTACAGTTTTAAGATTTTCAGGAATAAATTTAAAGACACCGGCTCACTGATCAATAATTATATATTTTCAATAACCGAAGATGAGCAATCCAATATGTGGATAGGCACCCATGGAGGGGTATGCATATACAATAACCTTTCAGGTAAATTTTCAACGGTTAGTTATATACCCAGAGCGGGTGGCCAAAGCAAACAAATAAATGTTGGGGTTAGGGTTATTAAACCTGATCAAAAAGGCAACATGTTGTTGGGGACATTGGGTATCGGTCTGCTTTTTAAAGACAAATCGGCACAACCGGCTGTGGAGATCCCTATTAATAAAGGTAAGGAACAGCTATGGGATTATGATGTTCAGGCTATTAAACCGGATAATAAGGGAAGGATGTGGGTATTTATACCGCAAGTTGGACTTTGCAGGCTTAGCAATGACAGGCACAAATTAGTTATAGTCAGTTCATCAGTCCGGAATGCTTACTGTATTGAACCGGACCTTGAAGGTAATGTCTGGATCGGAACAGGTGAAGGCTTGTTTTTTTATCAGGATAAATCGGGGCTAATGACTAAAGTGCTTGATCAGGGTAAAGGAAAACTGACCTTTAGTAAAGTATCAGACATGGTATTGGATAATAAAGGACAGTTATGGATGACCATTAACGGCGGAGGAGTAAACATTTATAATACGTTAACACAGCGCGTTAATTATTTAAGAACGGATAATGGAATTAGTCCGCTTTCAAATGATGCTGCCTATACCATATATCAGGATAAAGATAACAGGTTTTGGATCGGTACTCTTAATGGAGGTGTTAATGTCATCGACCCACAGAAAGGACGGTTTAAAACCCTTAGTCATGACGCTGCAGATCAAAACTCCCTACCTAAAAAAGCAATATATGCACTTTATGAGGATATTAATGACGATTTGTGGATAGGCACTGAGGGGGCGGGTATCGCGATATGGAACCGTAAAACAAATGTTTTCAGTCAGCTTAAAAATGAAACGGAAAACATACGGTCGCTTAGTGACAATTTTGTAACCAATATCATTCGGGACGAGAAGAAAAACATCTGGGTTGGTACCTTTTTTAACGGGATAAACAGATATAACAGATCATCACGTACTTTTAAGCGTTATAAATGCATAAATCCGTTATCCAATACCGAGAACCGGGTTGTTTCTACGATGTGTGAGGATCAGGACAAACATATTTGGGTTGGGACATTAAAGGGGGATGGTATTAACGGCGCCCTTTACACTTTTGATGAAAAAGAAAACCGTTTTATCGCATTTGATACTAATCTTTCCGATCTGTGGAGCCTTACGCCCGATAATGAAGGAAGGCTTTGGGCAGGAACGCTTACCAAATTGGTTCAAATAGACAGGAATACCAAAAAACATCAATTTTTTGAGCTCGGATATTATTTACGCAACATTTATGAAGACCGCAGGCATAATTTCTGGATCGGGACAGAAGGAGGAGGATTGGTACTGTTTGATCGTGCAAAGTCTGCAATAATTGCGCGCTATACCACCGAAGATGGGTTATGTAATAATTCTGTGTTGAATATACTGGAAGATAAGGAGGGAGAGCTTTGGTTAAGCACATTTAATGGCTTGTCTAAGTTTAATCCGCGTACCAAAACCTTTAAAAATTATTATAAAAACGACGGACTGCAAAGTAATCAGTTTCATTACAATTCAAAAGCTGTTTTACATACCGGCGAACTGGTGTTTGGCGGCATAGATGGCGTCAATGTATTCTACCCTGAAAAAGTTACTGATATTAGCAGTACGCCAAAGCTGGTGTTGTCAGCAATAGCTGTCAATAATATTGAGTTAGAGAAAAATGCAGACTGGGTACGGAACATTTCTGCTGATGCCGTTAAAAAAATAGAAGTGCCTTATGATAAAGCTGTCTTCGCTTTTGATTTCACAGCATTAGAGTATACTGCGCCCGATAAAATTAAATATGCCTATTATATGGAAGGGTGGGACCGCGGCTGGACCTATTCCGAACATGTACGCTCTGCCAATTATACCCATTTGAACGAAGGAAACTACACTTTTAGAGTGAAGTGTACTAATGCCGAAGGTAGCTGGATGTCGGAACAAATTTCGTTGAATATACATGTGCTACCCCCCTGGTATCGGTCCTGGTGGGCTTATGGTTTGTACCTAATAGGTATCATAGGGGCAATTTATGGATATCTTTTTTATCAAAAAAAGCAAACTCAATTGCAATATGAAGTGAAATTTGTTAAGGAATTGAATGAAAAGAAAATTGCCTTTTTTACCAATATATCTCATGAACTGAGAACCCCGCTTACGCTCATAGTTAATCCGATCAAAGATTTATTGCATAACAACGGAACTAATATTGATTTAATAGATATCAGCGCGGTATACCGCAATTCACGCCGTTTGTTGAGTTTAGTTGACCAGTTGTTATTATTCAGAAGCTCTGAAAACGAAGTAGCTGACCTGAATCCGGTGTTACTAAACCTGAAAGACGTCTGTTATGAAGTTTTTCTTTGTTTTAATAATCAGGTAAAAGCTAAGAAAATTGATTACCAATTTCTTTGCAATGACTGTAATATTAAGATTAATGCAGATAGGGAGAAGCTCGAGATCGTGCTGTTTAATCTTTTATCGAATGCTATAAAGTATACACCAGAATATGGCTCAGTGAGCATCGAGGTTAATAATGGCGATGAATTTATTGAAATATTGGTAAAAGATACCGGTTACGGAATTCCTGAGAAAACAGGTGAAAAGTTATTTGAAAAATTTTACCGGCTGAATCAGGAAGCGGACAAAGTAAAGGAAAGCGGTTTTGGGGTCGGTCTTTTCCTGGCAAAAACATATTTAGAACTGCATCATGGTAAATTATCCTATACCAGTGTACTGGGAAAAGGGACAACATTCAAAATATCTTTACCTAAAATAGATGATCAAATATTAACTGATATTGATGGGGAGCCGGAAAACCAAAGTACAGTTACCTATCCGCTGTTACTGGAACTCATTACAGAGCCTCATGAAACGAGTGACAGCTACCTGATGACATCTGCCACACACATTGATGAAATTATGAATGATGTGGTCAATAAAAAGTCTATCATTTTGCTGATTGATGATGATATAGAAGTAAGGCGTTATATCAAACACTTATTACAGGATGAATTTATTATTCATGAGGCTGGGAATACAGAAGCCGGGTTTAAAACCGTTTTGGAATGTGAACCGGATATTATAGTTTGTGATGTGATCATGAATGGTGTAAATGGCGTTGAGTTTTGCTCAAAAATGAAAGAATCACCTTCATTTAGCCATATTCCTATTATATTATTAACGGGGAGTTCGTCGCCTGAAATCAAACTTAAAGGTATAGAATGCGGGGCAGATGATTATATTACTAAACCTTTTGAAAGCGACTTACTGATTGCCCGCATAAAAAGTATGTTGAAGGGCCGGAGTACGCTAAAAAATTATTTCTTTAATGAGATTACACTTAAAAATAACAGCTTAAAAATTCCAGTTGAATATAGCGAGTTTCTTGCTAAATGCATCCGGATTATTGAAAGCCATTTGGAAGATGAAAGCTTTTCTTTAAAAGCCTTTACCGATGAAATTGGTATGAGCAGGTCTAAATTATTCAGGAAGATCAAATCGATTTCAGGCTTGTCCAGTACAGAGTTTATCAGATATATCAGGTTGAGAAAGGGTGCTGAGTTAATGATCCAAACCGATTTACAGATCAAGGAGATCGCATTCAAGATTGGATTTCAGGATATCAAATACTTCAGGGAACAGTTTAATAGGCTTTTTGAAATGAACCCGTCTGACTTTATACGTAAATACAGAAAGACTTTTATCAACAAAGACAATTTAAACACCAGTATTTCCTATTCAAGAAATAAGCATTAG